The following nucleotide sequence is from Macaca nemestrina isolate mMacNem1 chromosome 16, mMacNem.hap1, whole genome shotgun sequence.
CCCCCAGGCGTGACCTCACCCGTGCTCTCTCCCTGCAGAATCTCCTACGACCCGGCGAGGTACCCCAGGTACCTGCCCGAAGCCTACTGCCTGTGCCGGGGCTGCCTGACCGGGCTGTTCGGCGAGGAGGACGTGCGCTTCCGCAGCGCCCCGGTCTACATGCCCACCGTGGTGCTGCGCCGCACCCCCGCCTGCGCCGGCGGCCGGTCCGTCTACACCGAGGCCTACGTCACCATCCCCGTGGGCTGCACCTGCGTCCCGGAGCCGGAGAAGGACGCAGACAGCATCAACTCCAGCATCGACAAACCGGGCGCCAAGCTCCTGCTGGGCCCCAACGACGCGCCCGCTGGCCCCTGAGGCCGGTCCTGCCCCGGGAGGTCTCCCGGCCCGCGTCCCgaggcgcccaggctggagcggtCCGGAGGGCTCGGTCGGCGACCTCTGAAGAGCGCGCACCGAGCAACCAAGCGCGAGCATCGGCACCGCCTTTGCACGGAGACTCGTCTGACACGGGCATCTCTGGTTGCTCTTAGCCACAGGCAAGCAGGGTGGCTGGAAGCTTATGGGAGACGACCCGGCACGGCCACCTGGGTGCGGCCCGCACGGAGGGTTTGGAGAAGTGCACGGAGGAGCCTCCCAGGCCGGCTGCGGCGGGTACAGGGCGTGCCTCACCGCTGGGTGCTTGCCAAAGAGATAGGGACGCATATGCTTTTTAAAgccatctaaaataataataagtagaGCGACTATatacttacttttaaaatcaaCTGTGTTGAATAGAGGCAGAGCTATTTTATATTAGCAAATTAGAGCTACTCTGTTAACATTTCTTACTTAacatacaaacttttttttttactacttctggtcggatttttttttttttttttaagcataattGGAATCCTTGGATAAATTTTTTAGCTGGCACACTCTGGCCTGGGTCTCTGAATCCAGCCTGTCACCGACGGCTGACTGATGAAATGGACATGTCTGATCTGACGCACTCTTCCTTCCACTGAAGGTCTTCACCGGCCTCCAGGTGGACAAAGGGATGCACAGGCGGCTCGCATGCCCCAGGGCCAGCTAAGAGTTCCAGAGATCTCAGAGTTGGTTTTATGAGTCATGAGTACAGAAACAGTCTCAAacttgtacaatttttttttcccttttgaaagCCCCTGGGGCCAATTTGTGGTTAAGAGGTGGTGAGATAAGAAGTGGAATGTGACATCTTTGCCAGTTGTCAGGAAGAATCCAAGCAGGTATTGGCTTAGTTGTAAGAGCTTTAGGATCAGGCCGAATATGAGGACAAGGTGGGCCACGTTAGAATCTGCAGGGATCACTCTGGAGGCTTCTGTTTCTACATTCTGCCACGAGAGCTAGGTCCTTGCTCTTTTCTTTAGATTGAAAGTCTGTCTCTGAACACAATTATTTGTAAAAGGTAGAAGTTCTTTTTAAGTCATTAAAAGAGTCTTGCTAAAGGATACACTGGCTGTGTGTATTTCTCTCAATTCTGCTTGATGGGCCAGACTAATTGTTAGAGGAAATCATGTGTTACCTAAGGTCTTCGCTTTATCTTGAGGTTTAAATTCATAGAGATTTGATTTGGTCTTAGAAAGATCCACCAGTCAGGTAAGGCCAATGTCTTGGATCTTTGTGACACCCCCAAAACCAGGAAGTGTCCTTTATTCACATGCGTTTCACTCCCAAACTTCAGCTACCACAGAAAGACTAACTGGCAGCCTTAGTCTGATCCAGATGGATGGGTCGCTCAGAGACTTCCAGCTCCCACTAGAATTGACAGAAATTGTGCATGAAAGACACATCACTGAGCAAATCCACACTTTTGTCCAAATACAAAATTCAAACTGGAAAGCAGCAGCTATGGATAGTTCCAGACTGTACTTCCCATTCAACCTCTGGGGGAAGAACGGGATCCTCTGGTGGTGGTGTGTCTACAACACATTCCTGTCCAGCAACCAGAAGGTCCAGAGCAACAGCACAAATCCACTCAGTAAAaagaagtgctttttttttttttttttttttttttttgagtcggagactctctctgttgcccaggctggagtgcagtggcgcaatctcagctcactgcaagctccacctcccaggttcacgccattctcctgcctcagcctcccgagtagctggggctacaggtgccgccaccatgcctggctaattttttgtatttttagtagagacggggtttcattgtgttagtcaggatggtctcaatctcctgacctcgtgatccgcctgcctcggtctcccaaagtgctgggattacaggcatgagccaccacacctggcccagaactGCCTTTTAAAGCAGCGACTTAGGTGTTTTTTCCATTATCACTGCTGTTGTGTAACACTTTCCAGGTCACTCTTCAAATATAAATAGTGCAAGCCTTGGAGGAAGGGCACCCAAGGAGAGGAAACTCTCTGCGTGGGGAAAATGTCATGATTTTATTCACTGCATTAATTATTCGTTTACCCTCCGCTTGCTAAAAGGTAGCACATTCCCAACAGGAGAAATGAGCTTTCCATTTGAAGATCGAGAAAGGCAGCCTCTGTGTTTTTTCTCTGTACTATACATTCATCCACTTAGTGACCATCTACTGGGCACCTGCCTGGTTCCAGTCACTAGCTCCTGCAAGGCGGTGGTGAGCAAGACAATCTCCCTCGTCCACTAAAATGATGAAACCACAAAGCTGCTCAAGCACTTCGCGCCTGGGTGCCACTCTATGAACCTGCTCCCTTCGCCCCACTACGCTTCATTTTCCTTCCGTGTGAAATGAGGTCACAGCGCCCACCCTGTGAGGACTCAACACTGTTAGCAAAgtacctggcacagtgcctggcacacatgaACACATGTGTGGACATGGACGCATCATTGCAGTCATTTATAAGCCACACTGAAAATAAACATCAAGCTAAGCCTTCTCCATGTTACGTCGCTTTAGGAGGCATCTGTCACTTACAAGTGACAGATTGTAAGTGACAGTCTGTACACTTTTTTTGTACAAAAGATAAGTTTAAAATGAAATCACTGGGTCGGGTGCTTCAATACagggtggcttacacctataaccccagcactttgggaggctgaggtaggtggatcacctgtggtcaggagttggagaccagcctgaccagcatggtgaaaccccatctctactaaaaatacaaaaaaattagctggacatggtggtgcgcaactgtaatcccagctactcaggaggctgaggcaggagaatcacttgaacctaggaggcggaggttgtggtgagccaagatcacgccattgcactgcagcctggaaaacaagagtgaaactccatctcaattaaaaaaaaaaaaaaaaggctggacgcggtggctcacacctgtaatcccagcactttgggaggccaaggcggggggatcacgaggtcaagagttcaagaccagcctggccaagatggtgaaaccctgtctctactaaaaatacaaaaattagctggcacggtggtgggtgcctgtagtcccagctactcaggaggctgagacaggagacttgcttgaaccagggaggcagaggttgcagtgagctgagatcgtggcactgcactccagtctgggtgacagagcaagattctgtctcaaaacaaaacaaaacaagcaaacaaacaaacaaaaaaacctgacaaaataataaagaaataaaacaaaatgtagaacTTTAACTGGGCAGCAgcttttaaatataatatgttGAAATTAGAGGTGGTGGCTAAGCTTGGGAAGGTACTGTTTCAAAACAAGATCTTTTTGGgacaaaatttttttctcttgctaaaactgaagggttttttttggtgggggggtgTTGCAGAGATGGGAGGTTGGTATTGTGTTTTATCAAACAAATAAGGAAGTTTACTGGCTAGATAAATTGTGCCAGCCAAAGTTCAGTGACATCTCCCTCCCTACTCCCAGATCCACTTGGTTTATTTCACACATTTCCCTCCATGCCTTTCATTCCCAGGATTTGTGGGGGGGCAACACATGATATTGCACATTTCAGagcttcttcccctcctcccagaAAAGTGCATGTTTCCTTCACATGAATTCTACCTGGAGGATTCTGTGGCAGCCTTTGGAATGGAGGTGCTTTGCTGGTTCCTGAAGATCGTTTCCAAGTGACAGTATTTCAATTATATACTTGTTCTACAAAAATGGAATCATTTGGGAACAGAAATCCAAAAACACTCTGCAAATACCAACAGTTCCACAGTCAGGGGCCAGTTATCTCATTATGTCTTACCGCATCTCTTCCAGCAGGGCAAAGGGGGGAAATGGTCATTTTTAGTAACTGGTGCCAGCTCTGATTTTAGGAAGGAATGAAAGGAGGAGTACGGAAGCCCCATCTGAAATGTGGTCTTCAAGTTCCCACTGCCTTTCATCTGTTCTTGCCGTTCAGGCCCTCATCACCCCAGACACACATCTGAAGAGTTTCTGAGAAGTGCTGGAATTTTGTTAGCAAAACAGAAATTATTCTTCTACCCTTCCCACGAATCAGGAAGGACTTAAAAAGACGTGGATTAAAAACATTCCTTTTAACCTCTGCAGTGCTTTGCTAAGGTACAGGCGGTGAGGGAGCCTTGGGGATTCCAGATGGCATGACAACTGTGGCATCACCCAGCCCAACGCCTCCCACCTAATTAACCGCCCAAAGGAACATACCAGGCCTAatgagtttttttaaatataaggttGCAGAGGTATAGATGGCCTTTTATGAAACCTAGAAGTGGATCATATATGAACACAGATTTGCTAAAATCAAAATCACACCAGGGTCCAAAGCCATGAAACATGTTGGCTGCTTATTAAACAAAAAATGCCGTCACTTCATTTCATAAGCCTCCTAACTTACAATGTTTGTACATTTTTTGATAGGAATCCAACTTTGTCCCTTCTCTCCCTCACCTCCTGTGAAAAAATAAGGTTTCTCTTCAACTAAACGCTGGATTTATAGGACAACTACAATTCTGTTATTTCTAGACTACTACTCTCCCACAGTTCCTAAGTTAAACATTGCATTTCTGTACATAGTTTGTTACTACAATTTAACAAATTACACACAGAGCAAACTACATATGGAAATAATAAGGTAggggttattttttaaagaacacttaTTGAATACTTAACAAAGGCCAGGTGCCTGTACAGTGATAAAAATACCAATGTCTCATaaaaagagtgattttttttttgagatcgagttttgttcgtcacccaggctggagtgcaatggcaccatctcagctcactgcaacctctgcctccgaggttcaagtgattctcctgcctcagcctcccgaatagatgggattacaggcgcccgccaccatgcccaactaatttttgtgtttttagtagagacggggtttcatcatgttgaccaggctggtctttaactcctgacctcaggtaatacacctgcctcggcctcccagagtgctgggatttcaggtgtgagccaccacactgaaaagagtgatttttaaagtaaattaaatgtTGTCCAGAAGTCGGGCAGCTGAGGGCTAAGCAGCAGCAAAAAAGACCAGGCCTGTCCTCCAGGCTTCCCTGACCCAGGCCTCCTCTCTGGCTTGGTCACGACAGATTGGGTTTTGCTCTAGTGGGTAATAAGCCCATGGTTCTATGACACAGGCTTATTCCTGGTTCTCCTCGCATCCCTGGCAGGTGGGCGGtggccctgctccagtcacagcCAGAGGCTGGAAATGACACATCACTTCCTTTcacattttggggtttttttgtttttgtttttgagacagggtctggctctgtcattcaggctggagtgcagtagtgcatcACGGTTCACGGCAGCCTCgccctcttgggctcaggtgatcctcccacctcagcctctcaagtggctgggactacagaagtgtgccaccatgcccagctaattttttaatttttttgtatttttggtagagacaaggtttcaccatgttgcccaggctggtctcgaactcctggactcaactgatccgccttccttggcctcccaaagtgctgggattacaggcacgagccacagcAGCCACAGTACCCGGCCATCTTTCACATTttgttggccaaagcaagtctTATCAGGTGGGGAAGTATAATCCTTTCCCAGAAAGAGGGCATTAATTttttggaaagtttttattttgaaatgattgtaGATTCCCaggaaattgcaaaaatataCTGATAGGTCTCATGCCCTACACCGAGTTTACCTAATGGTAACATCTTACATAATTatagtgcagtgtcacaatcagaAAATGGACACCGGCTCAACCCACAGACCCCATTCCAAGTTCAACAGTTTCACACGAGCTCATCTCTGTGTGGTTCTATGCGATGCTGCCACATGGCACGTTCATGAAGCCACCACCACAGACAAGACAAAGAACACGCCACCAGCAAGGAGAACTCCCCTTTGTGGGCCACCCATCCCCTTCGCCCCATCCTGATGCTCCCCCTGCACCCACGAATCTCTCCTCCCTAGAATGTCATACCTAGAATCATCCAGTGTGTGGCCTGTGCGGCGCAGCTCTTCCATCAGCATCACGCCCTCGAGACTCAGCCATGCTGCGTGTTCACTTCTGATTGCTGAGACGTGCTCTGGGGTATGCACAGAGGCATATTTTCTGAACAGTTGAGAATCTAGCACTCTCGTCCCAGCTTCATTTTTTGGTCCTGGTGTTTGGTTTACAAATGGGTCTTTCATTTTCTCAGGCAGTTCAGAGGGAGGGTGCTGAGTCTGAGCCATGTGGGGAGGGCAcctgggcacctgtcatccctcGCAGCCCACCTAGAACCTGGAGGAGGAGAGCTCCAAGAGGCATTCAGATGCTAGTTATTGGATTATTGCCTTTTTTCATGGAGGCAAGTCTGTGTCCTTGGAGGGCTGGGGTGGGACATGGGGGTGGGGGTCCTCACAAGCCCTAGGATGCTACCAGACTGCTCTGGCCCAAGGCAGAGGCCAAGATCCTGTCTCATTCAGGAGCCCTTGGGCAAGCCACGCAACTGTTCTGCTGTTTTGACATATGTTAAACGAGGAGAGTACATCAGGCAGGTTCTAAGGTTTCTTCCAACTCGAATTCCATGAATTCAGGTTGGCAGAAGACTGAGCTCTAGGGAGGCCAGGCCCTCCCTAAGGAAACAATAATGAAGGTCATgtactttattttgaaaatcagGCAAGGTCGGCTCCAGTttggggggaggggaagagagtatatattttaaatctactAGGAAAATGCAAAAAGGGGAATGTGACAGGGTTCCTTCCCGTGTTATGTCACCATCTGTAATTAGATCCCACAGTCCAGCCCAGAATCATAATTCACATAACAGCGGAACTCATTTGCCAAGTTCCGGGTGTGTTTTGGAACAAACGTGCACATCTTCACTCCAAGGAGCTCTGCTGCCTGTTCTTCCATGATGGCACCTGAAGAGAACAAAGCAAATGAATCCAGAGAGTGACACCCAGCCGGAGCTCAGTGTGTCCTGAGCTGTGAGAGGGGCTCTAGGTGAACCACCGGTGGCAATTAGTTGACAATTCACAAGTAGGGGGAGGGAGCGAGTCTTCTTTACATTCCGTTTCACCTTCTCCAATATTTTTGCAATTTAATATATGTgtgcaaaacacacacatatatatgcaaagCAAAAATAACTACTAAAAACTAGCATTTCCCAACGTTGAGCCAAGACTCTTTTTTCAGTAATATCCAATCTTGCAAACACAGGTGCGAATGTATTCCCACTCCCTTTTGCCACCTCCTCCCAATTTCTCCCTGCCCTGGGCCCACCGCACACAGCCAGCTACCCTGTGACATCCCCgcaggaggtggcatccacagCCCTGACTCCTGTCCTCTTTTCTCCTCCACACTCGAACACAGCAAGCTCTCTCAACTTCATCTTCAAAGTATCTCTTTGACGCCACCGCCCTCCCTGGGGTGCAGCAACAGCCCGTGGTGCCAAGGTTCACGCGCCCCAAAACCTCGGTCAAGTTAAAGCGAACGTCTTACGTCTTCAGACAATTTGCGCCCCGTCGCCTCGGGCTTCCGAAGAAAACCCCAATGCCCACGGTCCCCTCTGTTAGGCACTGGGGGCCTCCTGCCCCGACTCTGCCCTCCCGGGCCGCTGCGGCCGTGGCTCCTGACCCCTCAGCTCCCTGGGGCAAAGTGCAGGTGCCCGGGTCTCTGTTACTCTTCTCAGGGTTAGTGCTTCCAGTCTttagtctattttattattatttttttaaagtatcccCTGAAACTAAAATGCACACTCCATGAGTCCAGAGCGCTGCCTGCCGGTACACAGAGCGGTGCACAGAGTTCAAGGAAGCAATGAAGTGAATAAGCGCGCAGGCAACCATGGCATCTGTGCGAACAGGGCGCCCCTCCCCACACTCCAGCTCCAGAACATCGAACAGCTCCCCGTGGCCCCACTCCCGGCCCAGCCCTGTTCCCAGCAGGGTGCCCAGGGTACAAACGCAGCCCAGAGTGACTGGGGTATAGCGTCCATAACAGCACTCAAGGGTGTGGACACCACAGGTGCCCAGAAGTAAAGAGATGGGTCAGTTGGTAAGGTTTCagttctcagattttttttttttttctttgagacagtcttgctccgtgcccaggctagagtgtagtggcaccatcacagctcactgtagtctggACCTCCAGAgatcaagcaatcatcccactgagaggtgaagccagctggacttcctgggtctagtggggacttggagaacttttctgtctagctaaaggattgtaaacgcaccaatcagcactctgtaaaaacacaccaatcagtaccctgtgtctagctaagggattgtaaacgcaccaatcagcactgtgtaaaatggaccaatccgCACtgtgtaaaatggaccaatcagcactctgtaaaatggaccaatcagcaggatgtgggtggggacaaacaagggaataaaagctggccaccccccAGCCAGCAGCGCAACCGGCTGTTGTCCCCTTCCATGGTATGGAAGTTTTGATTTTGCTCTTCAGAATAAagcttgctgctgctcactctttgggtctgcaccaactttaagagctataacactcaccacgagggtctgtggcttcatttctGAAATCAGTGAGAGCACCACCCCACCACGAGGAACAAACACCAGAAATGCCACTTATAAGAagtgtaacactcaccgcgaggtccacggtttcattcttgaagtcagtgagaccaagaacccaccagaaggaagacactccagacacaccacctctatctcccaaatggctgggaggCCCACATAaccacacctaatttttaaaatttttgtagagatggagtcttgctatgttgcgcaGCCTGGTCTAGAATTCCTTGCCCCAAGGTTTCCTCCCACCTTGAAGTTCTCAGATTTACTCTATTGAATTTTACTGTATCTGCCTTAAGTATATCAAATCCAGCctggttgcacacacctgtaagtcccagctacttgggaggctgaggtggaaggaatgCTTAGCCCAGTGGTTTGAGgttacagagagaaaaaaaaggtatATCAATCTCACCAGTAGGAAAAATCTTCCACATTAACCCAATCTAATGTCTACTCTGTAACCTTAGGCAATTCACTTAAACTCTATAGATTCTAAATTTCTCTTTGATAAAGTGTAGAGGCTGGATAAAATACCACTACTACTGATAATGGTACGTAAAAGTAACAGCTGGCGTTCATCAAGCAGTCACCATGCATCAGACCCGGTGTTGGGTACTTTGTGTCACTTAATTCTTTAGGATCCTTAATGGCAGAGTATTATCAGTCCTAGTTTACAGGTGAGGAATCCAGGGCACAAagagttaaataacttgttcacAAGTCACACAGGAGGTGGTGGACTCAGGATTTCTTCTTGACCCTTAAGACCCGAATAGCCACTGTCAGTGACTTTCATGAGATATGAAATGCAGCACCTACCTGTGCACAGCAGAATCTTGCCCCGTGTCAGGTACTTGATGGTTTCTGATGTTTTTCTGAGACATTCCTCCGAAAGATAGGGAGGATCTGCTATTACGATGTCAAAACTATGTGCAGCAATTCTTTCGGGTAAGTCCAATGGATTATTGTAATCATAGAAAATAAACTCCTCTCCATACATGGCAAATCTTTTGTCATATTCAAAGATATATACAGTAAAGTTTTCTCTGCACAGCTCTCTGAGTTTCTGGTAAACACTAGGGGCACTCACACATGCGATTCTAGGAGACAAAATGAACACACTCATGAAACATCTTTAATAGAGAGATTACGGTGTTAACAACTACTTCACTAAAAAACACACAGGTCTGAGTGCTCAGATTTTCTTACAGGAAACAATGCAAACTGGTGTAATAGTCAATGTTGAGAAAAAACTTTATAGTGTCTCACTTTTGAGGAATCTGGTACTTAAAAGTCTGtaacttataattttttttttttgagatggagtctcactctgttgccaaggctggagggaagtggcgtgatctcggctcactgcaacctctgcctcccgggttcaagcgattctcctgctactccttccgagtagctgggattacaagcacgtgccactgcgcctggctaatttttttgtatttttagtagaaatggggtttcatcatgttgcttggctggtcttgaactcctgacctcaggtgatgtgcctgcctcagcttcccaaagtgctgggattataggcctgagccaccgcgcccagcctataacTTATAACTTTGAGATATGAAAGACTATAGTTTTTAtagtgaaaaatgtaaaatagcagGAACACATTATGACAAAATTTAGATTGAAGTTAACCCAAAGCCTAAATTTACCTATTATTTTCATGCTATgcctttgatatttattttaagtactttttgTCCCAACTAAATACTATAAAGTCATTTTGTAATATTCATGATCTTGAAAGATAAACCCAAATAGCTCCCCAGCTCACTCCAGTTCTCCACAAAGATACATTAAAATGCGATCTCACTGCAGACAAGCTGTTCTGAATTTCTGCTTTGCTTCTTTATTGTATAAGGAAATTAAAGTATCTATCTCATTACAGCAGCCCACAGTTTATGAATGGGTAGCGTTCCAAGAGTTAACTGTGGAACTGTGAAAACCaactgctggccgggcgcggtggctcatgcctgtaatcccagcactttgggaggcccaggcgggcagatcacaaggtcaggagatcgagaccatcctggctgacacggtgaaaccccgtctctactaaaaatataaaaaattagccgggcatggtggcgggcatctgtagtcccagctacttgggaggccgaggcaggagaatggcgtgaacccaggaggtggagcttgcagtgagccgagatagcgccactgcactccagcctgggcaacagagtgagactctgtctcaaaaacacaaaatagataaaataaaaataaaagcaactgcCGAAAAGCTTAGAAGTAACCTAAACATGGAATTATTGAGTTGACTGTGatacacctattttttttttttttttttttgagacagggtctcactctgttgctcaggctggagtgcagtggcatgacctcagctcactgaaacctctgcctcccaggttcaagtgattctcctgcctcagcctcccgaatagctgggattacaggcacctgccaccacacctggctaatttttgtatttttagtagagacggggtttcaccacgttagccaggctggtcttgaattcctgacttcatgatccacctgcctcggcctcccaaagtactgggattacaggcgtgagccactctgcccggccactaattttttatattttgttgcagagatgtggttttgccacgttacacaggctggtctcaaactccagagctcaagccatctgcctgccttgacctcccaaaggaggcgtgagccaccgtgcccagctggtatGCCTATTACAATGGAAAGTTCTGTGGCCATTTAAAACAGGCTGAAGCAGCCCTCTCTCTGCTGATAAGGAATGATCTCTTAGATATATTCAAGGAACAGAACAGTGTAAAGTATGCTTTCCTGGGAGTGGGGATATATGCTTATAGTTATACAGGTGACCTCTATCCAAGAGACAGTGACCATGGCTGCCTCATGGGAGAGTGCCTGGGGGACGTGGATACAATGGAGAAGAGATTGACCTTTTCTCACAATTCCTTTGTCACGTTTGGAtttttatatgtgcatatattgtCATTCAAAAAAGgacctaatttaaaaattacgctcagctttaaaaatatgtgataCATTTCTTAACAGAGACAAGGTACCCATCTTAGGTACCCATGCCAGGCTAAGCAGGCTTCTCAGCCCAAAGACACTGCAGCAGATAACAGAACCAGTGACATCACATAATGCTTCTATGGAAACATGTGTTCCTGCTGGCAGGACACAACTCTCCCTGCACGGCAGCTCTGGATCAGTGCGGTGGGAGGGGGAAAagaagctggagtacagtgggattATAGCCTGACTGTGCTGACAGAGAATGAACTGCAACCAAGGATTATATACGCACACTATGAAAACATCTTCCGATaaagaaggtgaaataaagatattttcagacaaCAAAATTGCCTCCAGCAGGCGTTCCCTGAGAAATCCACCTGAAGGATGTACTTCAGGTAGGACAGTGGTCCAGGATGCAAGAAGGAATGAGAGCAGAAAGACTGGTGGGTctggtggggatggtggtggttACCTGGCAGCAGTGGGATCAGAGAACCTATGTTGAAAGCCCAGCTTTGCCACTTCCCACGGGGTGACCTTCTGCAAGTAGCTGAACCTCTGGTCTCAGTGTCTGTCTTTAAACTGGAGAGTGTAACAGGAACTAATGCACAGAGATGTGAGGATAGAATGAGATGACCCTGACAACACACTTACAGCAGGAGagggcacacagtaagcactcaagaAATGCAGCTCctactcatctttaaaatgatgaCTCAGTTCCTATGAATACTGAAGTTGACTTTCAGATGAGATTAAAAGTTGCTTCCAAGGCCCTCGTATTAGTGGCAAAAAGGAAAGTATATGTAAAAGCAGTGTCACTAAGAAAAACCTACTAAACGACTACAtataatcaaaaaaagaaaaagaacagtgaaaagaaaaatggaagatttCCCACTACCGATGGCAGACTGAACACATTCACGTAAATGTGCTCCCTCACGAAAGCCCACTAAAAACAAGAGTGCGATTTCATGTTGTCTTATTTAGGAATACAAGAACAAAAACCAAGGGGCGTGTCAGCGGAGACTAAAGCAATCACGCTGAGGAAGCGGAAGAGCAGATGGGTGGGTAGTGGGGCTCGGCAGACCTGCAATGGCCGAATCCTGCACTGGCACCCGGAAAGCTGAGAAACGCCCTGGTTCACGAGGTGGCACACGTAAGGGCTCAGGAAGCCACAGAACTCGGTAACTCAAGAAGCAGAGGTGAAGGTGGGGCCAAAACTGGGAGGTTTCACT
It contains:
- the LOC105490302 gene encoding interleukin-17D isoform X1 codes for the protein MLGALVWMLVAGFLLALPPGWAAGAPRAGRRPARPRGCADRPEELLEQLYGRLAAGVLSAFHHTLQLGPREQARNASCPAGGRPADRRFRPPTNLRSVSPWAYRISYDPARYPRYLPEAYCLCRGCLTGLFGEEDVRFRSAPVYMPTVVLRRTPACAGGRSVYTEAYVTIPVGCTCVPEPEKDADSINSSIDKPGAKLLLGPNDAPAGP
- the LOC105490302 gene encoding interleukin-17D isoform X2, yielding MLGALNLLRPGEVPQVPARSLLPVPGLPDRAVRRGGRALPQRPGLHAHRGAAPHPRLRRRPVRLHRGLRHHPRGLHLRPGAGEGRRQHQLQHRQTGRQAPAGPQRRARWPLRPVLPREVSRPASRGAQAGAVRRARSATSEERAPSNQARASAPPLHGDSSDTGISGCS
- the LOC105490300 gene encoding EEF1A lysine methyltransferase 1 isoform X4, which produces MSDLEDDETPQLSAHALAALQEFYAEQKQQIDLGEDDKYNIGIIEENWQLSQFWYSQETALRLAQEAIAAVGEGGRIACVSAPSVYQKLRELCRENFTVYIFEYDKRFAMYGEEFIFYDYNNPLDLPERIAAHSFDIVIADPPYLSEECLRKTSETIKYLTRGKILLCTVGAGSL
- the LOC105490300 gene encoding EEF1A lysine methyltransferase 1 isoform X2, translated to MSDLEDDETPQLSAHALAALQEFYAEQKQQIDLGEDDKYNIGIIEENWQLSQFWYSQETALRLAQEAIAAVGEGGRIACVSAPSVYQKLRELCRENFTVYIFEYDKRFAMYGEEFIFYDYNNPLDLPERIAAHSFDIVIADPPYLSEECLRKTSETIKYLTRGKILLCTGAIMEEQAAELLGVKMCTFVPKHTRNLANEFRCYVNYDSGLDCGI
- the LOC105490300 gene encoding EEF1A lysine methyltransferase 1 isoform X3: MSDLEDDETPQLSAHALAALQEFYAEQKQQIDLGEDDKYNIGIIEENWQLSQFWYSQETALRLAQEAIAAVGEGGRIACVSAPSVYQKLRELCRENFTVYIFEYDKRFAMYGEEFIFYDYNNPLDLPERIAAHSFDIVIADPPYLSEECLRKTSETIKYLTRGKILLCTDVESCSVTKAGVQ